The following coding sequences lie in one Spirosoma sp. KUDC1026 genomic window:
- a CDS encoding SusC/RagA family TonB-linked outer membrane protein, translating to MSKQLLLSICVLSLYSATVWAQNRQIRGTVNSDGNPDGFPGANVTIKGTSVGTITNATGNYILTLPPAADTLVFSAIGMETVEEPINGRTTINVLLRNESRLLNEVIITAIGTRTERDKFASSISTVNGTAIARTGETGLLTGLSGKASGVLITRNGGDPGAGAYIQIRGQNTINGNAQPLFIVDGIPVSNATDNLGTAAGNGIVQQSRINDINPEDIETMEVLKGASAAALWGTRAANGVVIITTKKGNDSKGKINITFKSTVSVDRVNKMPPLQNTYGQGSGGLYVQGQRNSFGDLIADRTGGPDTYITDPKATGYQGFITFPDGTQRYAIASGTAANPHGGKNARDTYDHTTDAFQTGHFTDNSLNLSGGNSRTSFMVSYANLIQKGVIKSYSDYQRNTARVNVSSQFTDWFRASANVGYAKVYSSRVQEGDNVDGIMLGALRTPPDFDNSYYTGTYTNPSGQVFNNAHVSYRNPLGKDLSTIYANPIWTINNNRNTSDVDRLTGNIELDITPVSWLTVTGRTGIDNFTDNRLERFARNSALQLNGYLSKNWITEKQFNTDVFANASRTFSNNFSGSLLLGVNYNSRRRATLWSAITNLIVPTAPDILTNALNSNLTAGNTNSLIRTYAYYAQAELQAYNQLFLTLTGRNESASTFGAKTNASFFFPSAALAWQFTQLKGLESSSWLSFGKLRLTWGQVGIQPQPYLNFTTFGPANYADMFTRGLTGTSALYGGGYVRSTTAGNDFLRPERKTEAEIGVDLRFLRNRISLSATAYSNNTRDVILSLNVPNETGFSIRNSNAAELSNKGLELEVSADLLRRGDFSWNVSANYSMNRNKVVSLAGASVYILPDSYMQNASLIPGQPFGIFYSTDFRKNESGSYILDANGFPQAGISNEIIGDPNPKWRGGLGSTFGYKGLSLYVLFDRVAGNDFFNGTRGSLYNFGVHADQGYTVVAPAGGLKDANGIVIPAGTAFQGQIRDFGAGPVAINQAWWQGRGSASNSASYKQFVEDASVSRLREITLTYSLRSPGFRRVTHLSNVDFSLTGRNLILWTKYTGTDPEVNITGAGLSRGQDWFTNPNTKSLLFSVRINY from the coding sequence ATGAGTAAACAATTACTACTGAGTATATGCGTACTGTCATTATATTCTGCAACAGTGTGGGCGCAGAATCGACAAATTCGGGGTACCGTCAATAGTGATGGAAACCCGGATGGTTTTCCCGGAGCCAACGTTACGATCAAAGGCACTTCAGTCGGGACCATCACCAACGCTACCGGAAACTACATACTAACCCTGCCCCCTGCCGCAGATACGCTGGTTTTCTCGGCAATCGGCATGGAAACCGTCGAAGAGCCCATCAATGGGCGTACAACAATCAACGTCCTGCTACGAAACGAATCCCGGTTACTCAACGAAGTTATTATCACGGCCATCGGAACCCGCACCGAACGAGACAAGTTTGCCTCGTCTATTTCGACCGTTAACGGAACGGCTATTGCCCGAACGGGCGAAACCGGACTCTTGACGGGCCTAAGTGGCAAGGCATCGGGCGTGCTGATTACGCGCAACGGGGGTGACCCCGGCGCGGGAGCGTACATACAGATCCGTGGGCAAAATACAATCAATGGCAACGCTCAGCCGCTGTTCATCGTGGATGGGATTCCGGTGAGTAACGCTACGGATAACCTGGGCACGGCCGCCGGGAACGGGATTGTGCAGCAGTCGCGTATCAACGATATCAACCCCGAAGACATTGAAACGATGGAAGTGTTGAAAGGCGCTTCGGCAGCGGCTTTGTGGGGAACGCGGGCGGCTAACGGGGTGGTCATCATTACGACGAAAAAAGGCAACGATTCGAAGGGTAAAATCAACATTACGTTCAAGTCGACGGTGTCCGTCGATCGGGTGAACAAGATGCCCCCGTTGCAGAACACCTACGGACAGGGGTCGGGCGGCCTGTACGTGCAGGGACAGCGAAACAGCTTTGGCGATCTCATCGCCGACCGGACGGGTGGCCCCGATACGTACATCACGGACCCGAAAGCAACTGGCTATCAGGGGTTCATTACGTTTCCCGATGGTACGCAACGCTACGCCATCGCGTCGGGAACGGCGGCCAATCCGCATGGGGGTAAAAATGCGCGGGATACCTACGATCACACCACGGATGCCTTTCAGACGGGTCATTTCACCGACAACAGCCTCAACCTCAGCGGGGGCAACAGCCGGACCAGCTTCATGGTCAGTTACGCCAACCTGATCCAGAAAGGTGTTATCAAATCATACAGCGATTACCAGCGTAACACCGCCCGCGTGAACGTATCAAGTCAATTTACGGATTGGTTTCGGGCGTCAGCAAATGTGGGATACGCCAAAGTTTACTCGTCGCGGGTGCAGGAAGGCGATAACGTCGATGGCATCATGCTGGGCGCGCTACGGACCCCGCCCGATTTCGACAACAGCTACTACACCGGTACGTATACAAATCCGTCCGGTCAGGTCTTCAACAATGCGCACGTATCGTACCGGAACCCACTAGGTAAAGATTTGAGTACCATCTACGCCAACCCTATCTGGACGATCAATAACAACCGCAATACCAGCGACGTCGACCGTCTGACCGGAAACATCGAACTGGACATCACGCCCGTGTCGTGGCTGACGGTAACGGGTCGTACAGGGATCGACAATTTTACGGACAACCGGCTGGAACGATTTGCCCGCAATTCGGCTCTGCAGTTGAACGGATATCTATCAAAAAACTGGATCACCGAGAAGCAGTTCAACACCGACGTATTTGCCAATGCCAGCAGAACGTTCAGCAATAATTTCAGCGGGTCGCTGCTGCTCGGGGTTAACTACAACAGCCGCCGACGGGCTACCCTGTGGAGTGCGATTACCAATCTGATCGTACCGACAGCTCCCGACATTCTGACCAACGCGCTCAACTCGAACCTGACAGCGGGGAATACAAATTCGCTCATTCGCACCTATGCCTACTACGCACAGGCTGAGCTTCAGGCGTATAACCAACTGTTTCTGACCCTGACGGGGCGGAACGAAAGTGCCTCAACGTTCGGGGCTAAAACCAACGCCAGCTTCTTCTTCCCCTCGGCCGCATTAGCCTGGCAATTCACGCAACTGAAAGGGCTGGAAAGCAGTTCGTGGCTCAGCTTCGGAAAACTGCGGTTGACCTGGGGGCAGGTTGGTATTCAGCCGCAGCCGTACCTGAATTTCACGACCTTCGGTCCGGCTAATTACGCGGATATGTTTACGAGGGGCCTGACGGGGACTAGTGCGCTTTATGGCGGTGGCTACGTCCGCAGCACTACGGCGGGCAATGACTTTCTGCGACCCGAACGGAAAACCGAAGCTGAAATCGGGGTCGATCTGCGGTTTCTCCGGAACCGGATCAGCCTGTCGGCGACCGCCTATAGCAACAACACCCGCGATGTTATCCTGTCGCTGAATGTACCCAACGAAACTGGTTTCTCGATCCGCAACAGCAATGCCGCCGAACTGTCGAACAAAGGGCTGGAACTGGAAGTAAGTGCTGACCTGTTGCGCCGGGGCGACTTTAGCTGGAATGTATCGGCCAATTACTCCATGAACCGCAACAAGGTCGTGTCGTTGGCGGGTGCATCGGTGTATATTCTGCCCGACAGCTACATGCAGAACGCATCGCTGATTCCGGGCCAGCCATTCGGCATTTTTTACTCGACGGATTTCCGCAAAAATGAATCCGGCAGCTACATTCTCGATGCGAATGGGTTTCCGCAGGCGGGTATCAGCAACGAAATCATTGGCGATCCAAACCCAAAATGGCGGGGTGGCCTGGGTAGTACATTTGGCTACAAAGGGCTGTCGCTGTACGTCCTGTTCGACCGGGTTGCGGGCAACGACTTCTTCAACGGTACGCGGGGATCACTTTACAATTTCGGCGTTCATGCCGATCAGGGGTATACCGTCGTAGCACCGGCGGGCGGTTTGAAAGATGCTAATGGTATTGTCATTCCGGCGGGAACGGCCTTTCAGGGGCAAATCCGGGATTTTGGAGCGGGTCCGGTAGCGATCAACCAGGCCTGGTGGCAGGGCCGGGGATCGGCATCAAACTCGGCATCGTACAAGCAGTTTGTCGAAGATGCGAGCGTATCGCGGCTACGTGAAATCACGCTTACATATAGCCTGCGCAGCCCCGGTTTCCGTCGGGTCACCCATCTCTCCAACGTCGATTTCAGCCTGACTGGCCGCAACCTGATCCTCTGGACTAAGTACACGGGCACCGATCCCGAGGTGAACATTACGGGCGCGGGGCTATCGCGCGGGCAGGACTGGTTTACCAATCCCAATACGAAATCGCTCCTCTTTTCGGTACGCATCAACTACTAA
- a CDS encoding SusD/RagB family nutrient-binding outer membrane lipoprotein, translating to MKKWFSYKIIIAFLAVNGLSSCQRLFVEPTIQSNPNAVTDVDVATLLAGTLLGVSFLHEDTDVRIASMWAGELNGLSRAHQGFAQYIVSSQSFTWSPLYPVASQARLIQTKADAVGDKWTKGVGQVLEALAIAKATALYGDVPYSQAFNDVTFPTPVFDKQVDVYAALQTTLDNAITNLSAPTGLAFSAQDFIYKGDVTKWRAAANTLKARLYLHTGDYANAIASASRGISSTAGDALIPHGTSLGIDLNQNYDFFRVNRAGDTGFDGAYLPKLLQSRIQSANTKTDETALYNHYIKVGITATGSLDPNTVDGAFTANAPHPILTYYENQLIIAESQARLGAMNDALAALNAVRAGLATGYVNGKTLPATGRKYDAYTLDNFGATGLANPTRLATVQTALLYEIISQRYILLLMQYEAFNDYRRLARATPVVQLPIPLYTGTQKPQRFIYPQGEINTNPNVPSPLPDQFTKVSVF from the coding sequence ATGAAAAAATGGTTTTCCTATAAAATAATCATTGCGTTTCTAGCGGTTAACGGACTAAGCAGTTGCCAGCGCCTGTTCGTAGAACCGACTATTCAGAGCAACCCCAACGCGGTGACGGACGTGGACGTAGCTACGTTGCTGGCGGGTACGCTGCTGGGGGTATCGTTTCTGCACGAGGACACCGACGTTCGTATTGCCTCGATGTGGGCGGGAGAGTTAAACGGTTTGTCGCGGGCGCACCAAGGTTTTGCCCAGTATATCGTTTCATCGCAGAGTTTTACCTGGAGCCCGTTGTACCCGGTGGCCAGTCAGGCCCGGCTGATTCAGACGAAAGCGGATGCCGTGGGCGACAAGTGGACGAAGGGTGTCGGGCAGGTGCTGGAAGCGCTGGCAATTGCCAAAGCGACCGCTCTCTACGGCGACGTTCCCTACAGCCAGGCCTTCAATGATGTAACATTCCCCACCCCCGTGTTCGACAAACAGGTCGACGTTTACGCGGCTCTCCAGACCACCCTGGACAACGCCATCACGAACCTATCGGCCCCGACGGGACTGGCTTTTTCGGCGCAGGATTTTATCTACAAAGGCGACGTAACGAAGTGGAGAGCTGCGGCCAACACATTAAAAGCCAGGCTGTATCTGCATACCGGCGACTACGCCAACGCCATTGCCAGCGCCAGTCGGGGGATCAGTAGTACGGCGGGCGACGCCCTGATTCCGCACGGCACGAGCCTGGGTATCGACCTGAACCAGAATTATGATTTTTTCCGGGTCAACCGGGCGGGTGATACGGGTTTCGACGGAGCGTACTTACCGAAGTTACTGCAATCACGCATCCAGTCGGCCAACACAAAAACTGACGAAACGGCGCTTTATAATCACTACATCAAGGTGGGCATTACGGCCACCGGCAGCCTGGACCCGAACACCGTCGACGGCGCGTTCACGGCCAACGCGCCCCACCCCATCCTGACGTATTACGAAAACCAGCTGATCATCGCTGAATCGCAGGCGCGTCTGGGGGCTATGAACGATGCCCTTGCCGCGCTCAACGCGGTTCGGGCGGGACTGGCAACGGGCTACGTCAACGGCAAAACTCTGCCGGCAACGGGGCGGAAATACGATGCGTACACGCTGGACAATTTCGGCGCGACTGGACTGGCGAATCCAACCCGACTAGCGACGGTTCAGACGGCTCTGCTGTACGAGATCATCAGCCAGCGCTACATCCTGCTGCTGATGCAGTATGAAGCATTCAATGATTACCGTCGGCTAGCCAGAGCGACGCCGGTCGTACAGCTCCCCATTCCTTTGTATACGGGTACGCAGAAGCCGCAGCGGTTTATCTACCCGCAGGGTGAAATCAACACCAATCCAAACGTACCCAGCCCCCTCCCCGATCAATTCACGAAAGTGTCGGTGTTTTAG
- a CDS encoding MFS transporter — translation MTLSHSFPALSDRAFVRYFTFTALYFAEGLNMGMLFVGIPAWMAMQNKTPTEIGAFATACALPWTFKFVVAPLMDRYTYLPMGRKRPWVLLAQLGLTASLMFMAFVPDPLSNLKLFMGAAFLVSAFGAIQDAATDGLAVDVVPGDEQARANGFMGGARMIGSSLSLAGWSWLLANYDYKVATMALALLIGLLTVVPIILREEPGEKILPWTPGTPSAATQKMQITSWSTILKALWSLFRLRNSLLVAALVFITQGAYNYFETLLPLFTVKIAGWTNISYSKAFATADLIGGIGGMVLGGYLIERFGKKRMIGGYFLLIIFITTALALLKAYWTESTFIYGFIITYRWLNAFAKIGVYAVAMECCSKLVSASQFTFYMTIGAVGSMVGATLIGPVKERFSWEITFYLFAALIALAWICMLLLNIRKLDRQISELEIKERSVSPAYSESV, via the coding sequence ATGACGCTTAGCCATTCGTTTCCTGCGCTTTCTGATCGTGCATTTGTGCGCTATTTTACGTTCACCGCGTTGTACTTCGCCGAGGGGCTCAACATGGGCATGCTTTTCGTCGGCATTCCGGCCTGGATGGCCATGCAGAATAAAACACCCACCGAAATCGGGGCGTTCGCAACGGCTTGTGCGCTGCCCTGGACGTTCAAATTTGTGGTTGCGCCCCTCATGGACCGGTACACGTACCTGCCGATGGGACGAAAACGACCCTGGGTTCTTTTGGCTCAGCTGGGGCTAACGGCCAGTTTGATGTTTATGGCGTTCGTGCCCGACCCGCTGTCGAATCTGAAGTTGTTTATGGGGGCTGCGTTCCTGGTTTCGGCCTTCGGGGCCATTCAGGATGCGGCTACGGACGGCTTGGCGGTTGACGTGGTTCCGGGCGATGAGCAGGCTCGGGCGAACGGGTTTATGGGGGGTGCCCGCATGATTGGTAGTTCCCTCTCGCTGGCTGGCTGGAGTTGGCTGCTAGCTAATTACGATTACAAAGTGGCGACAATGGCCCTCGCGCTACTAATTGGTCTGCTAACAGTTGTGCCGATTATTTTGCGGGAAGAGCCCGGAGAGAAAATCTTACCCTGGACACCGGGTACCCCTTCGGCAGCCACTCAGAAAATGCAGATTACCAGCTGGTCCACCATTCTGAAGGCATTATGGAGTTTGTTTCGATTGCGAAATTCGCTGCTGGTTGCCGCGCTGGTGTTCATCACTCAGGGGGCCTACAACTATTTTGAAACGCTGCTGCCTCTCTTCACCGTAAAAATAGCGGGCTGGACGAACATCTCCTATTCGAAAGCCTTCGCCACGGCAGACCTGATTGGGGGTATTGGCGGCATGGTGCTGGGAGGCTATCTCATCGAACGGTTTGGCAAGAAGCGCATGATTGGTGGTTATTTTCTGCTGATCATTTTCATTACGACCGCCCTGGCCCTGCTGAAAGCCTACTGGACAGAGAGTACGTTCATCTACGGGTTTATCATTACCTACCGCTGGCTGAACGCCTTTGCCAAGATCGGCGTGTATGCCGTCGCGATGGAGTGCTGCTCGAAGCTGGTATCGGCCAGTCAATTTACGTTTTATATGACTATTGGGGCAGTCGGTTCAATGGTTGGCGCTACGTTGATTGGCCCGGTCAAAGAGCGTTTTAGCTGGGAGATAACGTTCTATTTATTCGCGGCTCTGATCGCGCTCGCCTGGATCTGTATGCTGCTGCTGAACATCCGCAAACTGGACCGGCAGATCAGCGAGCTGGAAATAAAAGAACGTTCCGTCTCACCGGCTTACTCCGAGAGTGTATAG
- a CDS encoding glycosyltransferase, with translation MNILLVSGPCISLKEPYNSGIEAFIVSLANQLVSQGHTVDVVAGETESDAEFTLINPFPGSTSDKPNFFRRLKEKRQFEKLNVDSYDIIHYNMFYPHLLTTGLHAQKPSLLTLHSPADKKRIVAYKKLSRRSNVTFVAISDRVRQQWTQALGIHIPLIDNGIDINRWPTSSSRSREYLLWSARINEEKNVAAAIRVAKHMQLPLKIAGRIADPQYFEKKVKPHLNNQIEYVGHVTQCELSRLAKKASAYLATATWQEPFGLAALEMLASGVPVVGFDTAVPPGWAHESVATTASPHWQDLVELVQKSHAISSNTCAAFASTMTSQTMTSKYVKLYRDVLRQDGIRGKAMPASNHAEQTAAQHPQRLQ, from the coding sequence ATGAATATTCTGCTTGTGTCAGGTCCTTGTATATCGTTAAAAGAGCCTTACAACAGTGGTATAGAAGCCTTTATTGTTTCCCTGGCCAACCAACTTGTCAGTCAGGGACATACAGTAGATGTCGTGGCTGGCGAGACAGAATCCGACGCTGAATTCACGCTTATAAACCCATTTCCTGGATCTACTTCCGACAAACCCAATTTTTTCAGACGCCTGAAAGAAAAGCGTCAGTTCGAGAAGCTGAATGTCGATTCGTACGATATCATCCACTACAACATGTTTTACCCGCATCTGCTAACGACAGGGTTGCATGCCCAGAAACCTTCGTTGCTGACGCTTCATTCACCGGCGGACAAAAAACGAATAGTGGCGTATAAAAAACTTTCCCGGCGAAGCAATGTAACATTCGTAGCGATATCGGACCGGGTCAGGCAGCAATGGACCCAAGCGCTTGGCATACATATACCGCTCATAGACAACGGCATAGACATAAATCGTTGGCCTACGAGCAGCTCGCGGAGCCGTGAGTACTTGTTGTGGTCAGCCCGAATCAATGAAGAAAAGAATGTGGCAGCGGCCATTCGCGTAGCCAAACATATGCAGCTGCCGCTGAAGATAGCTGGCCGAATTGCTGACCCGCAGTATTTTGAGAAGAAAGTTAAACCGCATCTGAACAATCAAATTGAGTATGTCGGGCACGTAACGCAATGTGAACTGAGCCGTTTAGCGAAGAAAGCGTCTGCTTACCTGGCAACGGCAACCTGGCAGGAGCCATTCGGGTTGGCGGCTTTGGAGATGCTGGCAAGTGGCGTGCCTGTCGTAGGGTTTGATACGGCCGTTCCACCCGGTTGGGCGCATGAAAGCGTAGCAACAACGGCATCGCCCCATTGGCAGGACTTAGTCGAACTGGTTCAAAAGAGTCACGCGATTAGCTCGAATACCTGTGCCGCATTTGCATCGACCATGACTAGCCAAACGATGACGTCGAAGTATGTGAAGCTATACAGAGACGTATTGCGACAAGATGGTATTCGTGGAAAAGCGATGCCTGCCAGCAATCATGCAGAACAAACAGCCGCTCAGCACCCGCAAAGACTACAGTAG
- a CDS encoding glycosyltransferase — protein MKIAVVAKTRLPITEPFRGGLEAFTHALCTAYIRLGHQITLYAHADSDPALNVKGFYGDTYRENKLFELYETDEYLSILADIEQNDFDVVHNNSTHELPILWGTKALMPVVTTIHTPPTSKLKAAITICSGSENLHFALPSTSLEATWQPYLTNDSIIIPNGVDPDTWPLVRKSRDYLFWFGRIVHAKGLDIVLDAAHELSMPLRFAGPLDDKTYFDEQIRPRMTETDTYLGHLNQAELRLHLSDAAAMVNAVRWEEPFGLTTLEAMSSGVPVAGFDRGAFRELVDAESGVVAEQKNVKSLAKAIAAAIPLGSDNVRRHAEKFSLTTMAERYITYFEKVL, from the coding sequence ATGAAAATTGCTGTTGTAGCCAAAACAAGATTGCCGATAACCGAACCATTTCGAGGAGGCCTGGAAGCGTTTACCCACGCCCTGTGTACAGCGTACATCCGTCTCGGTCACCAAATCACGTTGTATGCCCATGCGGATAGTGACCCGGCCCTGAACGTAAAGGGATTTTACGGCGATACGTATCGGGAAAACAAGCTATTCGAACTCTATGAGACCGATGAATACCTCTCGATACTGGCAGATATTGAACAAAACGATTTTGATGTCGTACATAACAACTCGACGCACGAATTACCCATACTGTGGGGTACGAAGGCGCTGATGCCGGTGGTCACGACCATCCATACGCCACCCACCAGCAAATTAAAAGCAGCGATTACCATTTGCTCCGGTTCTGAAAATCTTCATTTCGCGCTACCGTCAACATCATTAGAAGCTACGTGGCAGCCCTATTTGACGAATGATTCAATCATCATACCCAACGGTGTCGATCCGGATACGTGGCCGCTCGTTCGCAAAAGTCGTGACTATCTGTTTTGGTTTGGCCGAATCGTGCACGCGAAAGGACTGGACATCGTACTAGACGCGGCCCACGAGCTGAGTATGCCCTTGCGATTTGCCGGACCGCTCGATGACAAGACGTATTTTGATGAACAGATCAGGCCCCGTATGACGGAGACTGATACGTACCTTGGTCATTTAAACCAGGCTGAACTACGGCTGCACCTTTCAGACGCAGCCGCTATGGTGAATGCCGTCCGCTGGGAAGAGCCGTTTGGCCTCACTACCCTGGAAGCCATGTCGTCGGGCGTACCCGTAGCCGGCTTCGACCGCGGTGCTTTCCGTGAATTGGTAGATGCGGAAAGTGGCGTGGTTGCCGAGCAAAAAAATGTAAAATCGCTGGCTAAAGCCATCGCAGCGGCAATACCACTGGGGAGCGACAACGTAAGGCGCCACGCCGAAAAATTCTCGTTGACAACGATGGCTGAGCGCTACATAACGTATTTTGAGAAAGTGCTATGA
- a CDS encoding glycosyltransferase, whose translation MKLLLVAGPFISLREPYNGGTEAFIVALANELVRLGHSVDVIAKDADETNLFQVIEFHESPLSMKDDSYRPTSEWLGQQHYQTLQYGLFDVSQYDVIHYNSFIPEIYAVGALLKTPGVLTLHLPPTEKFVLMYKFFLKHAPVVPVGISTRMSEQWTSFLGNDVDVILNGIVFDQWPLHARKADGYLLWSGRIAKEKNVEAAIQLANYLERPLKIVGPVFDNHYFRDRVQPQLNERIDYISHATQQQLSKLAAGASAYLATATWEEPFGLSTLEMLASGLPVIGFTTAIPPELRHEKLSIAIDSQDWRDLIKPLDVAGDSAPGACRDFAASFDMRKTAAAYVSVYKRIAEKVR comes from the coding sequence ATGAAGCTACTCCTGGTTGCTGGGCCGTTCATCTCGTTACGTGAGCCCTATAATGGCGGTACGGAAGCATTCATCGTCGCGCTTGCCAACGAACTGGTGCGTCTGGGTCACAGCGTCGATGTGATCGCCAAAGATGCCGACGAAACGAATCTGTTTCAGGTGATTGAATTTCATGAGAGTCCGCTCAGCATGAAAGATGATTCGTACCGACCAACTTCGGAATGGCTCGGACAGCAGCACTATCAGACGCTACAGTATGGCCTGTTCGACGTTAGTCAGTACGACGTCATCCATTACAATTCGTTTATTCCCGAAATCTACGCAGTGGGTGCACTCCTCAAAACGCCGGGCGTACTAACCTTGCATCTGCCGCCAACCGAAAAATTTGTTTTGATGTACAAATTTTTCCTGAAGCATGCCCCTGTCGTACCAGTTGGTATTTCAACCCGAATGAGCGAACAGTGGACGTCATTCCTCGGCAATGATGTGGACGTAATTCTAAATGGAATTGTATTCGATCAGTGGCCCTTACACGCAAGAAAGGCGGATGGGTATTTACTCTGGAGCGGGCGGATTGCCAAAGAAAAGAACGTTGAAGCCGCTATTCAGCTAGCCAATTATTTAGAACGGCCACTCAAGATTGTCGGCCCTGTTTTTGACAACCATTATTTCCGTGACCGTGTGCAGCCGCAGCTAAACGAACGTATCGACTACATTTCCCATGCTACGCAGCAGCAGTTAAGTAAACTAGCAGCGGGCGCTTCGGCGTATCTGGCAACCGCTACCTGGGAAGAACCTTTCGGCCTGAGCACGCTGGAGATGCTGGCCAGTGGTTTACCCGTTATTGGGTTTACCACCGCCATACCGCCGGAATTGCGCCACGAAAAACTATCCATAGCCATTGATTCACAGGACTGGCGGGACCTCATAAAACCACTGGATGTCGCTGGAGATTCGGCACCGGGAGCCTGCCGAGATTTTGCGGCTTCATTCGATATGAGAAAAACTGCCGCAGCTTATGTAAGCGTTTATAAACGCATAGCAGAAAAGGTAAGGTGA
- a CDS encoding glycosyltransferase produces the protein MYPALSLFFDVVAVTTNHEVTAYLHKKHDVDVLELPPKYPANYQIPAHTFSKAFEVTPYAIEPAVRAKALAEAIAYYKPKAFYCDGVPELAIMVRGMGVPVVLVHLPGNVMNDPTQVFAHELADHIVAHFPASLEQANYQYTARTYYSGYMSKYAGRGVEPTSRSAINNVTILLGYDNYDESVLQTITNDQNIHFTIIGNKRAYELATNCVLLGPVEDISEAIVGDVVIAAAGQNTIAELLSLHKRLILLPEPRPYDEQAVHATVLADQHIALLAEITYSAEQWQNLLQKANGFTPFCEGLVNASAPEAIAQQMRNWYA, from the coding sequence TTGTACCCCGCCTTATCCCTCTTTTTTGACGTTGTAGCGGTAACGACGAACCACGAAGTAACTGCGTATCTGCATAAAAAGCACGACGTTGACGTACTGGAACTGCCGCCAAAGTATCCGGCTAATTACCAGATACCAGCGCATACGTTTTCAAAAGCGTTTGAGGTGACGCCGTATGCCATTGAGCCTGCAGTACGGGCTAAAGCACTGGCAGAAGCGATAGCGTACTACAAGCCAAAAGCGTTCTACTGCGACGGGGTTCCGGAGTTGGCCATCATGGTTCGGGGCATGGGCGTCCCGGTTGTGTTGGTGCATCTGCCCGGAAATGTGATGAACGATCCGACACAGGTTTTTGCGCATGAGCTGGCGGATCATATCGTCGCTCATTTTCCGGCTTCGCTGGAACAGGCAAACTACCAGTACACAGCCAGAACGTATTACAGTGGCTATATGTCAAAGTATGCCGGCCGTGGAGTTGAGCCGACCAGCCGCTCAGCGATTAATAACGTAACAATTCTGTTGGGCTACGATAATTACGATGAATCAGTGCTACAAACGATCACAAACGATCAAAACATTCACTTTACAATTATTGGCAATAAGCGAGCGTATGAGTTAGCGACAAACTGTGTACTGCTCGGTCCGGTTGAAGACATCAGCGAAGCGATTGTTGGCGACGTAGTGATTGCGGCTGCCGGTCAAAACACCATTGCCGAACTTTTGTCGCTTCACAAACGCCTGATCCTACTTCCGGAACCCAGACCGTACGACGAACAGGCAGTACACGCCACTGTGTTAGCAGATCAGCATATTGCGCTGTTAGCGGAGATAACATACAGCGCTGAGCAGTGGCAAAACCTGTTGCAAAAAGCGAACGGGTTTACGCCTTTTTGCGAAGGTTTAGTGAATGCGTCAGCCCCGGAGGCCATAGCGCAGCAAATGAGAAACTGGTATGCTTGA